In a single window of the Rhineura floridana isolate rRhiFlo1 chromosome 3, rRhiFlo1.hap2, whole genome shotgun sequence genome:
- the ARAF gene encoding serine/threonine-protein kinase A-Raf isoform X6 — protein MGQKTVTDWETDLVNLEGAELLVEVLEDVPLTVHNFVRKTYFNLVFCDFCLKFLFHGFRCQTCGYKFHEHCSSRVPTVCLNLATMHKPVYSHEPWQYPSLWQDIVPTTPVQPSHEPMTPQAIRSRKQLPLSQDAFSFPSLHGDGQRLQRHRSTSTPNVHMVSTTSPVDSSMLEILTRNHNTEGVGGPELPPHTPPAPPVSSMAVVSPGRRSPHPKSPGESPRERKASTEDKKKPKSLGYRDSSYYWEVSPAEVTMQKRIGTGSFGTVFRGRWHGDVAVKILKVTNPTCEQVQAFKNEMQVLRKTRHVNILLFMGFMTRPSFAIITQWCEGSSLYQHLHVQETPLEMMQRIDVARQTAQGMDYLHAKNIIHRDLKSNNIFLHEGLTVKIGDFGLATVKTRWSGSQQVEQPSGSILWMAPEVIRMQDPNPYSFQSDVYSYGVVLYELLSGTLPYSHINNRDQIIFMVGRGYLSPDLSKVPGNCPKAMRRLMGDCLKFKREERPLFPQILASIESLQRSLPKIERSASEPALHRVGHNEELTFFGFPAALRLRS, from the exons ATGGG GCAAAAAACTGTCACGGATTGGGAGACAGACCTGGTCAACCTGGAGGGGGCTGAGCTCCTTGTGGAAGTCCTGGAAGATGTACCGCTTACTGTGCACAATTTT GTCCGAAAGACCTACTTCAATCTGGTCTTCTGTGATTTCTGCCTTAAGTTCCTCTTCCACGGCTTCCGCTGCCAGACATGCGGCTACAAGTTCCATGAGCACTGCAGCAGCCGCGTGCCTACGGTCTGCCTCAACCTGGCCACTATGCATAAGCC CGTTTACAGCCACGAACCCTGGCAGTATCCTTCATTGTGGCAGGATATTGTCCCGACAACCCCAGTCCAGCCGAGTCACGAGCCGATGACCCCACAAGCTATCCG CTCACGCAAGCAGTTGCCCCTCAGCCAAGACGCCTTCAGCTTCCCCAGCCTTCATGGCGATGGGCAGCGCCTGCAGCGGCACCGCTCAACCTCCACCCCAAACGTCCACATGGTCAGCACCACCAGCCCTGTGGACAGCAGCATGCTTGAG ATCCTAACCAGGAATCACAACACGGAGG GCGTAGGTGGGCCTGAGCTGCCTCCTCACACCCCACCAGCTCCCCCTGTTTCCAGCATGGCTGTTGTTTCGCCTGGGCGACGCTCCCCACACCCCAAGTCCCCCGGCGAGTCCCCGAGGGAGCGCAAGGCCTCTACTGAAGACAAGAAGAAGCCT AAATCCTTGGGCTACCGGGACTCCAGCTATTATTGGGAGGTGTCCCCTGCCGAGGTAACAATGCAGAAGCGCATTGGCACCGGATCCTTCGGCACCGTCTTCAGGGGCCGCTGGCATGGGGATGTGGCAGTCAAGATCCTCAAGGTCACCAACCCCACCTGCGAGCAGGTGCAGGCCTTCAAGAACGAGATGCAGGTGCTCAG GAAGACACGCCACGTGAACATCCTGCTCTTCATGGGGTTCATGACCCGCCCCAGCTTTGCCATCATCACCCAGTGGTGTGAAGGCAGCAGCCTCTACCAGCACCTGCATGTCCAAGAGACCCCCCTGGAGATGATGCAACGGATCGACGTGGCCCGGCAGACAGCGCAGGGCATGGA TTACCTTCATGCTAAGAACATAATCCACCGAGACCTCAAATCCAACA ACATCTTCCTGCATGAAGGACTGACAGTGAAGATCGGTGACTTTGGCCTGGCCACCGTGAAGACGCGATGGAGTGGTTCACAGCAGGTGGAGCAGCCCAGCGGCTCCATTCTCtggatg GCGCCTGAAGTGATTCGAATGCAAGACCCCAACCCCTACAGCTTTCAGTCAGACGTCTACTCCTATGGAGTCGTTCTCTACGAGCTGCTCTCTGGGACCCTCCCCTACAGTCACATCAACAACCGGGACCAG ATTATATTCATGGTTGGCCGGGGGTACCTGTCCCCCGACCTTAGCAAGGTGCCCGGCAATTGCCCCAAAGCTATGCGCAGGCTCATGGGTGACTGCCTTAAATTCAAGCGTGAagagagacccctgttccctcaG ATTTTAGCCTCCATTGAGTCGCTCCAACGTTCTTTGCCCAAGATCGAACGCAGCGCCTCTGAACCCGCACTCCATCGGGTGGGCCACAATGAAGAACTGACTTTCTTCGGCTTCCCAGCTGCCCTGCGGCTCCGGAGCTAA